The Brasilonema sennae CENA114 genome includes a region encoding these proteins:
- the hetI gene encoding 4'-phosphopantetheinyl transferase HetI, protein MTVNNHLWLPASADLTLLQDEIHVWRIDLDRPETQLQHLTATLSSDEVCRAKRFYKEQHRQRFIAGRGILRTILGRYLGVEPQELQFCYESSGKPVLADTFADSKIWFNLTHSQGLALCAVSCDRLVGVDLEYVRPISDVLALAKRYFSPGEYAVMSGLPPHQMQQVFFRYWTCKEAYLKATGVGIAQLEQIEVSLTPGGQALLKTEQQWSLLELVPDNNSVAVVAVEGYGLNLKCWQY, encoded by the coding sequence ATGACTGTTAATAATCATTTGTGGCTACCTGCATCGGCAGATTTAACTTTGTTGCAGGATGAAATTCATGTCTGGCGAATCGACCTTGACAGACCAGAAACACAGTTGCAACATTTGACAGCAACCCTTTCCAGCGACGAAGTTTGTCGGGCAAAACGGTTCTATAAAGAACAGCATCGACAACGTTTTATTGCTGGTCGGGGTATACTGCGAACGATATTGGGTCGCTATTTGGGTGTAGAACCGCAAGAGTTGCAGTTCTGTTATGAATCCTCTGGCAAGCCAGTGTTAGCAGATACATTTGCTGATAGTAAAATATGGTTTAACTTAACTCATTCGCAAGGCTTAGCTCTGTGTGCAGTGAGTTGCGATCGCCTGGTCGGAGTAGATCTAGAGTACGTCCGCCCAATTTCCGACGTTCTGGCCCTTGCGAAACGATACTTTTCTCCTGGGGAATATGCAGTGATGTCTGGGCTTCCTCCCCATCAAATGCAACAGGTGTTTTTCCGCTACTGGACTTGCAAAGAAGCATATTTAAAAGCAACTGGAGTAGGAATTGCTCAGCTAGAGCAAATAGAGGTTTCTCTGACTCCAGGAGGACAAGCATTGCTAAAAACAGAGCAACAGTGGAGCTTGCTAGAGCTTGTACCTGATAACAATTCTGTTGCGGTTGTTGCGGTGGAAGGTTATGGCTTGAATTTGAAGTGCTGGCAATATTGA
- the pheT gene encoding phenylalanine--tRNA ligase subunit beta yields the protein MRISLKWLQELVELKLSPEELAQTLTLSGFEVEDIEDRRTWAAGVVVGKVLERQPHPNADKLSVCQVDIGTDETLNIVCGASNVRANIYVPVATVGTYLPNIDLKIKPAKLRGVPSQGMICSLKELGLPNDVDGIHIFPQENLALGSDVRPLLGLDDVILDVTATANRADALCMVGIAREVTALTGAKLTLPQAGEVSISQGGFNLTLKIADTQACPAYIGTVIDQVKIAQSPEWLQQRLRAAGVRPINNIVDITNYVMLEWGQPLHAFDCNRLQSVAGSENLAIGVRFANAGETLKTLDGQTRTLSTQNLLITANDKPVAIAGVMGGEETEVHDGTQNLVLEAALFDSVAIRRSSRSVGLRSESSGRYERGVNRAELEVATRRALSLISELSGGVIIHQEINDSRPDRSSWSRSIELRLDRVNQVLGPIDLGEETGEIQSPDVERILTALGCQLTSIPDNKWMVSVPPYRYRDLEREIDLIEEIARLYGYDRFCDTLPDKAEAGYLPLEQELIRKLRALLRAEGLTELIHYSLVKPGEDRQIVLANPLFVEYSALRTDLISGLIDAFQYNLEQGNGSLNGFEIGRIFWQEEGLQETDVIAGIMGGDISSSKWTTSDREQPMTWFEAKGILENVFQQFGLQVEYQPDCRDSRLHPGRTASLWIGGNRLGLFGQLHPQLRQEKGLPDSVYLFQLDLDVLLDSLDEDEILTPQFHPYSTYPAADRDIAFFAPVKVSVAEIEKVITKAGKELLKSVELFDEYRGEHVPQGQRSLAFRLIYRVSDRTLTDSEVEPVHNKVREALAEKFGVTLRS from the coding sequence ATGCGTATCTCACTGAAATGGTTGCAAGAACTAGTGGAGTTGAAACTTAGCCCAGAAGAATTAGCACAAACGCTGACACTATCTGGGTTTGAGGTAGAAGATATTGAAGATCGCCGCACTTGGGCAGCAGGCGTTGTTGTGGGGAAAGTGCTGGAACGACAACCGCATCCCAACGCCGACAAATTAAGTGTTTGCCAAGTCGATATCGGTACGGATGAAACTTTAAATATCGTTTGTGGTGCTTCCAATGTCCGGGCAAATATTTACGTACCCGTAGCAACTGTAGGCACCTACTTACCAAACATAGATTTAAAAATTAAACCCGCGAAACTACGAGGAGTTCCATCACAGGGGATGATTTGTTCCCTCAAGGAACTGGGTTTGCCCAATGATGTAGACGGAATTCATATTTTTCCTCAAGAGAACTTGGCACTTGGTAGCGATGTACGTCCACTGTTAGGTTTAGATGATGTGATTTTAGATGTCACGGCGACTGCTAACCGTGCAGATGCCTTATGTATGGTTGGTATCGCGCGGGAAGTCACAGCCTTGACAGGGGCAAAGCTAACGCTTCCTCAAGCAGGTGAAGTTTCGATTTCTCAAGGTGGGTTTAATTTAACTTTAAAAATCGCTGATACACAAGCTTGCCCAGCATACATTGGCACGGTGATTGACCAGGTAAAAATTGCACAATCACCTGAGTGGCTGCAACAGCGCTTGCGTGCTGCTGGAGTGCGACCCATCAATAATATTGTAGATATTACTAACTACGTAATGTTGGAATGGGGACAGCCACTACACGCTTTTGACTGTAACCGTTTACAATCGGTTGCTGGAAGTGAGAATCTGGCGATTGGTGTCCGCTTCGCCAACGCTGGGGAAACTCTCAAAACTCTCGATGGACAAACTCGCACTCTATCTACACAAAATTTGCTGATCACCGCTAATGATAAACCTGTTGCGATCGCAGGAGTTATGGGTGGCGAGGAAACCGAAGTGCATGATGGAACTCAAAACCTCGTTTTAGAAGCAGCGCTATTTGATTCAGTCGCAATTCGGCGTTCTTCTCGCAGTGTCGGTTTAAGAAGTGAGTCCTCTGGAAGATACGAACGGGGAGTCAACCGCGCTGAGTTGGAAGTCGCAACTCGTCGTGCGTTATCGCTGATTAGCGAACTGTCTGGAGGAGTTATCATACATCAAGAAATTAATGATTCTCGTCCTGATCGCTCTAGTTGGTCGCGTTCGATTGAATTACGCTTGGATCGAGTCAACCAGGTTCTCGGACCAATTGATTTAGGTGAGGAAACAGGAGAAATCCAAAGCCCAGATGTTGAACGCATCCTCACAGCATTGGGATGTCAACTCACTTCCATACCCGATAACAAGTGGATGGTTTCCGTACCTCCCTATCGTTACCGCGACTTAGAACGGGAAATAGACTTAATTGAAGAAATTGCTCGTCTCTACGGCTATGATCGCTTTTGCGATACCTTGCCAGACAAGGCAGAAGCAGGTTATTTGCCTCTTGAACAAGAACTGATTCGCAAGTTACGAGCACTATTGCGAGCAGAAGGATTGACAGAATTAATCCACTATTCCTTGGTAAAACCTGGGGAAGATAGACAAATCGTGTTGGCAAATCCGTTATTTGTGGAATATTCGGCGTTGCGAACTGACTTGATATCGGGATTAATTGATGCATTTCAATACAACCTGGAACAGGGCAATGGTTCGCTGAACGGCTTTGAAATTGGACGAATTTTCTGGCAAGAAGAAGGTTTGCAAGAAACAGACGTTATTGCTGGGATTATGGGAGGCGATATTTCCTCCAGTAAATGGACAACAAGCGATCGCGAACAACCAATGACTTGGTTTGAAGCCAAAGGTATTTTAGAAAATGTGTTTCAACAGTTTGGCTTGCAGGTAGAATATCAACCGGATTGCAGAGATTCCCGCTTGCACCCAGGACGCACTGCTTCCCTATGGATAGGAGGTAATAGGCTTGGTCTGTTTGGGCAATTGCATCCCCAACTGCGGCAAGAAAAAGGTTTACCAGATTCAGTCTACCTGTTCCAGTTGGATTTAGATGTGCTTTTGGATTCTCTAGATGAAGATGAAATCTTAACACCACAATTCCACCCTTACTCCACTTATCCAGCCGCAGACCGAGATATTGCTTTCTTTGCGCCTGTTAAGGTGAGTGTTGCCGAAATTGAAAAAGTCATCACCAAAGCAGGTAAAGAATTACTGAAATCTGTAGAATTGTTTGATGAATATCGCGGGGAGCATGTGCCCCAAGGACAACGGAGTTTGGCATTTCGCTTGATTTATAGAGTAAGCGATCGCACCCTCACCGATAGCGAAGTTGAACCAGTACATAATAAAGTCCGCGAAGCCCTAGCGGAGAAATTTGGCGTAACTTTGAGGAGTTAA
- a CDS encoding response regulator: MNNFGTFTKLRPLSLLRHLSNCSESTCLQVFSSSISWSIYLEQGKITYATHSVEPFDRLERHLRRLSHHVPSIVGEVRVQLRLMFEPDTKSQSIIHDSDTQDELIPAPLPPEYQAICWLVSERYLHSTQAAVLIQELVKEVLESYLLTKEATFTLKDSDCRVPTICKLDAEKIAERCQQKLQNWHSLGPQISSPYQRPYLLIKTTDSPNKLSGIDPQLTEWMKGFSLRHLSVIMNQDEVQLAKTLYPHILNGTILLHEPDPPFDKLPKTFTDVISVSRSVTQSDQTKLVDSEVGSTRTRYSDNSVISASHAVTQQRKTPVSPDKEKIQKSTISNNNNLKHEAGTSATVTPRKVYKVISVDDSPTMLKEISRFLEDENFSVVTINDPLKAVMSVIRYKPDLILLDLNMDGMDGYELCRIVRNNSMFKKTPIIMVTGNKGLVDRVKARLVGASGYLTKPFTRADLLKIVFTYLA; the protein is encoded by the coding sequence ATGAATAATTTTGGCACATTTACCAAACTACGTCCTTTAAGCTTATTGAGACATCTATCTAATTGTTCTGAGAGTACTTGTTTACAAGTGTTTAGCAGTTCTATTTCCTGGTCAATATATCTAGAGCAAGGAAAAATAACATATGCTACTCATTCAGTTGAACCGTTTGATCGCTTGGAACGTCATTTGCGTCGCTTAAGCCATCATGTTCCTAGCATTGTCGGTGAGGTTCGTGTTCAATTACGTTTGATGTTTGAACCAGACACCAAAAGTCAATCAATCATCCATGACAGTGATACTCAAGATGAATTGATTCCTGCTCCATTACCTCCAGAATATCAAGCTATTTGCTGGTTAGTGAGCGAACGCTATTTACATTCTACACAAGCAGCAGTCCTGATCCAAGAATTGGTAAAAGAAGTGCTGGAGTCATATCTTTTAACCAAAGAAGCGACTTTTACATTAAAAGATTCTGATTGTCGAGTTCCAACTATTTGCAAGCTTGATGCCGAAAAAATTGCGGAACGTTGCCAACAAAAGTTGCAGAATTGGCATTCCTTGGGACCCCAAATTTCTTCTCCCTATCAACGTCCATATTTGTTAATTAAAACCACAGATAGTCCAAATAAATTATCAGGAATAGACCCTCAGTTAACTGAGTGGATGAAGGGTTTTAGTTTGCGACATTTGTCAGTGATTATGAATCAAGACGAAGTCCAACTAGCCAAAACATTATACCCTCATATTTTAAATGGCACTATACTATTACATGAACCAGATCCACCCTTTGATAAATTACCAAAAACTTTTACAGATGTAATATCAGTTTCTCGTTCTGTTACGCAATCAGATCAAACTAAACTGGTTGATTCGGAAGTAGGATCAACTCGCACCAGATATTCGGATAACTCTGTTATTTCTGCAAGTCATGCCGTTACTCAACAGCGAAAAACTCCAGTTTCTCCGGATAAGGAAAAAATTCAGAAATCAACAATATCTAATAATAACAATCTTAAACATGAAGCAGGAACTTCCGCTACTGTCACCCCACGAAAAGTCTACAAAGTTATTTCTGTAGATGATAGTCCCACCATGCTTAAAGAAATTAGCCGCTTTTTAGAAGATGAAAATTTTTCTGTCGTGACAATCAATGATCCACTCAAAGCCGTTATGTCCGTTATTAGGTACAAACCAGACTTAATATTACTGGATTTGAATATGGACGGAATGGATGGTTATGAATTATGCCGAATCGTCCGAAATAATTCAATGTTCAAAAAAACTCCCATCATTATGGTGACAGGAAATAAAGGACTTGTAGACCGTGTAAAAGCTAGATTGGTAGGAGCTTCTGGATATTTAACTAAGCCTTTTACTCGTGCGGATTTACTCAAAATTGTGTTTACGTATTTGGCTTAG
- a CDS encoding PP2C family serine/threonine-protein phosphatase has protein sequence MNTSKQRPHWRVVAASVCGTSHLKNKQLCQDAHHWQILPDNILVVAAADGAGSASMGKVGAMIAVETAIENISIKEFSRRTLVDDNAARSLLTEAIIAAKKAVEEEAVASQKQSFDLASTLIIALATPEFVAVAQIGDGVAVVRDFQDNLIALTMPDSGEYINETVFLTSPTALDAVQLRLWRQAVANVGILTDGLQMLAMNMAVGVPHKPFFLPLFDFAANADDKTVAREQLVRFLRSERITQRTDDDLTLIIAALSD, from the coding sequence ATGAACACTTCTAAACAAAGACCTCATTGGCGGGTAGTAGCTGCATCGGTATGTGGAACAAGTCATTTGAAGAACAAACAATTGTGTCAGGATGCTCACCATTGGCAGATTTTGCCAGATAATATCTTAGTGGTTGCGGCAGCGGATGGAGCAGGTAGTGCAAGCATGGGTAAGGTGGGAGCAATGATTGCTGTGGAAACAGCGATAGAAAACATCTCTATCAAAGAATTTTCTCGACGAACATTAGTCGATGATAATGCTGCGCGCTCACTTTTGACCGAGGCAATAATTGCTGCCAAGAAAGCTGTCGAAGAAGAAGCCGTCGCTTCCCAGAAGCAGTCCTTCGATTTGGCAAGTACGCTGATTATTGCGTTGGCAACACCAGAATTTGTGGCAGTGGCACAAATCGGGGATGGTGTGGCAGTGGTGAGAGATTTTCAGGATAACCTGATCGCGCTGACCATGCCTGACAGTGGTGAATATATCAACGAAACAGTTTTTTTGACCTCACCGACAGCCCTAGATGCTGTGCAACTAAGATTATGGCGTCAGGCAGTAGCCAATGTTGGTATCCTCACAGATGGACTACAAATGCTTGCCATGAATATGGCAGTGGGAGTTCCTCATAAACCATTCTTCCTTCCACTATTTGACTTCGCAGCGAATGCTGATGACAAAACAGTGGCAAGAGAGCAGTTAGTGAGGTTTTTGCGTTCCGAGCGAATCACGCAACGTACAGATGATGACTTGACACTCATAATTGCTGCTTTGAGTGATTAA
- a CDS encoding vWA domain-containing protein — protein sequence MHDTLKLDEVVEFAENPEPRCPCVLLLDTSGSMQGVALDLLNQGLQSFREELTKNALAARRVEVAIVTFDSHVNVVQDFVTADQFSPPLLTAQGLTSMGIGIHKTLDMIQERKAQYRANGIAYYRPWVFMITDGEPQGESEDVVEQAARRLKEDESRKRVAFFTVGVDNANMTRLSQIAVRTPLKLQGLNFVEMFVWLSASMSAVSHSKVDEQVALPPIGWGSV from the coding sequence ATGCATGATACATTAAAACTTGATGAAGTAGTTGAGTTTGCTGAAAATCCAGAACCTCGTTGTCCTTGTGTACTACTTCTAGATACATCTGGCTCAATGCAAGGTGTAGCATTAGATTTATTAAATCAGGGTTTACAGAGTTTCAGGGAAGAATTAACAAAAAATGCTTTAGCGGCAAGGAGGGTTGAAGTAGCAATAGTTACTTTTGATAGTCATGTGAATGTAGTACAGGATTTTGTGACTGCTGACCAATTCAGTCCGCCGCTACTAACAGCACAGGGACTGACGAGTATGGGTATTGGAATTCATAAAACCTTGGACATGATTCAAGAACGAAAAGCTCAATATCGCGCCAATGGTATTGCTTACTATCGTCCTTGGGTATTTATGATTACTGACGGTGAGCCACAAGGCGAGTCTGAAGATGTTGTAGAGCAAGCAGCGCGGCGTCTAAAAGAAGATGAATCAAGGAAACGTGTAGCATTCTTTACTGTTGGTGTAGACAATGCTAATATGACGCGGCTAAGTCAAATAGCTGTACGTACACCCTTAAAACTCCAAGGACTCAATTTTGTTGAAATGTTTGTTTGGCTATCAGCCAGTATGTCAGCGGTTTCTCATTCCAAAGTAGACGAACAAGTGGCACTACCACCTATTGGTTGGGGTTCTGTTTAG
- a CDS encoding YciI family protein, with product MPKYVMWGTYCQDVLEKRAPYRQAHLDGLAKQKESGVLVTIGPTTDVTKVFGIYEAEDEAIVRQLVEADPYWQNGIWTEYSVQEWIQAF from the coding sequence ATGCCTAAATATGTCATGTGGGGAACTTACTGCCAAGACGTTCTGGAAAAACGCGCCCCTTACCGTCAAGCACATCTAGATGGACTAGCAAAACAGAAAGAATCCGGTGTGTTAGTTACTATTGGTCCTACGACAGATGTCACTAAAGTTTTTGGCATTTATGAAGCGGAAGACGAAGCGATCGTACGCCAATTAGTAGAAGCCGATCCGTATTGGCAAAATGGCATCTGGACTGAATATTCTGTCCAAGAGTGGATTCAGGCTTTTTGA
- a CDS encoding PfaD family polyunsaturated fatty acid/polyketide biosynthesis protein: MKIEDPVLGKYNNGLNFFSNSFNHNEVWKGSLDCVAFEQSAIKDKLLNIKKPCYVVRVAGKIGVTNEGYSCPTDNGKTGQVELLMTTPPMPTHHLGDPSFLASHGVKYAYTTGAMAGGIASQEMVIALGKEKILSSFGAGGLSPDRLEAAINCIQQALPEGPYAFNLIHSPNEPAIERRAVELYLKYGVRTIEASAFLDLTPNIVYYRAAGLGVNAANQIEIKNKVIAKISRREVASKFLLPAPLKILKELVEKGLITEFQANLASQLPVADDITVEADSGGHTDNRPLVCLLPSILALKNEIQEKYRYSTPIRVGVAGGIGTPESAIAGFMMGAAYVVTGSVNQSCVEAGTSEHTKQLLAQAEMADMMMAPAADMFEMGVKLQVLKRGTMFPMRAQKLYEIYRNYNSLEDIPNEEREKLEKQIFRKTIPQIWEETATYLSQRNPEKLAKAINNPKIKMAAIFRWYLGLSSRWSSSGEKGREVDYQIWCGPAMGSFNDWVRGSYLAEPKNRRVVDVAHHIMTGSAYLYRIQSFKLQGLQISNDYCHYHPVSSTGL, from the coding sequence GTGAAAATCGAAGATCCAGTACTAGGTAAATACAATAACGGTCTTAACTTTTTTAGTAACTCCTTCAATCACAATGAAGTTTGGAAAGGTTCTTTAGATTGTGTTGCTTTTGAACAATCAGCCATCAAAGATAAATTACTGAATATAAAGAAACCTTGTTACGTCGTAAGAGTAGCAGGAAAAATTGGTGTCACCAACGAGGGTTATTCTTGTCCTACTGATAATGGGAAAACAGGACAAGTAGAATTGTTGATGACAACTCCACCCATGCCAACACATCATTTAGGAGACCCCAGTTTTCTTGCCTCTCATGGTGTAAAATATGCTTATACAACTGGTGCAATGGCTGGTGGTATTGCATCACAAGAGATGGTCATTGCACTAGGAAAAGAAAAAATATTGAGTTCTTTTGGTGCTGGTGGTTTAAGTCCAGACCGTCTTGAAGCAGCTATTAACTGTATTCAACAAGCTTTACCTGAAGGTCCCTACGCTTTTAATCTCATTCATAGTCCGAATGAACCTGCTATTGAACGTCGTGCTGTGGAGTTATACCTCAAATATGGGGTTAGAACCATAGAAGCCTCAGCATTTTTGGACTTGACTCCCAATATTGTTTATTACCGTGCGGCTGGGTTAGGCGTGAATGCAGCCAATCAAATTGAAATCAAAAACAAAGTCATTGCCAAAATTTCTCGTCGAGAAGTCGCCAGTAAATTTCTCCTACCTGCACCATTAAAAATTCTGAAAGAACTGGTTGAAAAAGGACTTATTACTGAGTTCCAAGCAAATCTTGCATCTCAACTTCCTGTTGCCGATGATATCACTGTGGAAGCCGATTCTGGAGGACATACAGATAATCGTCCTCTCGTTTGTCTTTTGCCTTCTATCTTGGCATTAAAAAATGAAATTCAGGAAAAATATCGCTACTCAACACCTATTAGAGTTGGAGTCGCCGGAGGAATTGGGACACCAGAATCAGCAATAGCCGGCTTTATGATGGGTGCTGCTTATGTCGTCACTGGTTCTGTTAATCAATCGTGTGTTGAAGCTGGAACTTCTGAACATACCAAGCAATTGTTAGCACAAGCAGAAATGGCTGACATGATGATGGCACCAGCCGCTGATATGTTTGAAATGGGAGTCAAACTTCAAGTTTTAAAAAGAGGAACTATGTTCCCTATGCGAGCGCAAAAACTGTATGAGATATACAGAAATTATAACTCACTTGAAGATATTCCTAATGAAGAAAGAGAGAAACTAGAGAAACAGATTTTTCGTAAGACTATTCCTCAAATTTGGGAAGAAACTGCAACTTATTTATCTCAAAGAAATCCAGAAAAACTTGCGAAAGCAATCAACAATCCCAAAATAAAAATGGCAGCAATTTTTCGCTGGTATTTAGGATTATCTTCTCGCTGGTCTAGTTCTGGAGAGAAGGGTCGAGAAGTCGATTATCAAATTTGGTGCGGTCCAGCAATGGGTAGCTTTAATGACTGGGTTCGTGGTTCTTATTTAGCTGAGCCAAAAAATCGCCGAGTGGTTGATGTTGCTCATCATATCATGACCGGGTCAGCATATTTATACCGCATTCAAAGTTTCAAACTTCAAGGACTGCAAATCTCAAATGATTACTGTCACTATCATCCAGTGAGTTCTACTGGCTTGTAA
- a CDS encoding thioester reductase domain-containing protein, protein MASKQSHTAEEIQACLVSILAEALKIAPDEINVQDSLENYGLNSAQAMLLITQAEKMLGFEVSPMLLWHYPNIEALSERLAEESQDLESQVDDKVTPRTNVSVSKTTTVNLQAEAVLDSNIRPSLSYQFTTELNNVFLTGGTGFLGAFLIDELLRTTDADIYCLVRATTSDEGKQKVKKNLQQYLLWNEEFSPRIIAIPGDLSQPLLGMSTEGFEMLAANLDAVYHSAAMLNYVYPYSALKTANVLGTQEVIRLASSIKAKPLHYVSSVAVFESPAYAGKVVKEQDKFDHWEGIFLGYSQTKWVAEKLVKIAGDRGLPVTIHRPPLISGHSQTGISNTHDFTNLMIKGCLEMGCFPDVDYMLDMSPVDYVSQAIAYLSRQKESIGKAFHLQHPEPISLKMLVEWMHSFGFPIELVPYDEWQSMLVKNVTSQQNPLYTLRPFLLQKWSQEGLTIPDLYLQAKRPIISCQDTLKALAGSSIVCPPIDSRLFLTYSSYLISSGFLNVA, encoded by the coding sequence ATGGCTTCAAAACAGTCTCATACAGCGGAAGAAATTCAAGCATGTTTGGTGTCTATTCTTGCTGAGGCACTGAAAATCGCACCTGATGAAATTAATGTTCAAGATTCATTAGAAAACTACGGTTTGAACTCAGCCCAAGCTATGCTTCTCATTACCCAAGCAGAAAAAATGCTGGGATTTGAAGTCTCTCCAATGCTGCTATGGCATTACCCAAATATTGAAGCACTTTCCGAGCGTTTAGCTGAAGAATCGCAAGATTTAGAGTCACAAGTTGATGACAAAGTGACCCCTCGAACAAATGTTTCTGTTTCCAAAACGACAACGGTAAATTTGCAGGCAGAAGCTGTTCTTGACTCGAACATTCGTCCCTCATTGAGTTATCAATTTACCACTGAACTAAATAATGTCTTCTTAACTGGAGGAACAGGCTTTTTAGGTGCTTTCCTAATTGATGAACTACTACGGACGACTGATGCAGATATCTACTGCTTAGTACGTGCTACGACTTCTGACGAAGGGAAGCAGAAGGTAAAGAAAAACTTGCAACAATATTTACTTTGGAATGAAGAGTTCAGCCCCAGAATTATCGCCATTCCCGGAGATTTATCTCAGCCACTCTTAGGGATGAGTACGGAAGGGTTTGAAATGCTGGCAGCTAATCTTGACGCTGTGTATCACAGTGCCGCCATGCTGAACTATGTGTATCCCTACTCAGCATTGAAGACTGCGAATGTTTTGGGAACGCAGGAAGTCATACGCTTGGCAAGTTCAATCAAAGCCAAACCTTTACATTACGTTTCTAGTGTTGCTGTTTTTGAATCACCTGCTTATGCTGGCAAAGTCGTTAAAGAACAGGATAAGTTTGACCATTGGGAAGGTATTTTTCTGGGTTACTCTCAGACGAAGTGGGTTGCGGAAAAGTTAGTCAAAATTGCTGGCGATCGCGGACTTCCCGTTACCATCCACAGACCACCACTCATATCAGGGCACAGTCAAACAGGTATATCTAACACCCATGACTTTACCAACTTAATGATCAAAGGTTGTCTTGAGATGGGATGTTTTCCAGACGTGGACTATATGCTGGATATGTCTCCTGTGGACTATGTGAGTCAGGCGATCGCCTATCTATCAAGACAGAAAGAATCCATAGGCAAAGCTTTCCACTTGCAACATCCTGAACCTATCTCTTTAAAGATGTTAGTTGAGTGGATGCACTCTTTTGGTTTTCCAATTGAATTGGTTCCTTACGATGAGTGGCAATCAATGTTAGTAAAAAATGTCACTTCTCAACAAAATCCTTTGTACACACTGCGACCATTCTTGCTTCAGAAGTGGTCTCAAGAAGGACTCACCATTCCAGATTTGTATCTGCAAGCGAAAAGACCAATTATTAGCTGCCAAGATACTCTTAAGGCACTAGCTGGAAGCTCTATTGTCTGTCCACCAATAGACTCTAGATTGTTTCTGACATACTCTTCTTACTTGATTTCGAGTGGTTTCTTGAACGTTGCATAA
- a CDS encoding HD domain-containing protein, with product MHTKAALPITLLNGKQTLPIIEAYFEFNHLKHLYRQGWLNHGIQPKSCESVAEHSFCVALLALFLADEYHLELDTTKVIRMALIHDLGEVYAGDFTPKDAIEKNQKYQLEKQSILQVLNKLPHGLEWIALWEEYEKGESAESQFVHQLDRLEMALQASVYEHLELANLSVFFQSANQALSAQQLKSISRALKDLRD from the coding sequence ATGCACACAAAAGCTGCTTTACCTATTACTCTTTTAAACGGCAAGCAAACTTTGCCTATTATTGAAGCTTATTTTGAGTTTAATCATCTTAAACATCTCTATCGTCAGGGTTGGCTAAACCACGGTATTCAACCAAAGTCTTGTGAAAGTGTTGCAGAACACTCATTTTGTGTGGCATTATTAGCTTTATTTTTGGCTGATGAATATCACCTTGAATTAGACACAACTAAGGTCATTCGTATGGCTTTAATCCATGATTTAGGAGAAGTCTATGCTGGGGACTTTACTCCAAAAGATGCCATTGAAAAAAATCAGAAATATCAACTAGAAAAGCAGTCTATTCTTCAAGTACTGAATAAACTTCCTCATGGATTAGAGTGGATTGCTTTATGGGAGGAATACGAAAAGGGAGAATCTGCTGAATCACAGTTTGTCCATCAACTTGACCGATTAGAAATGGCTTTACAAGCTAGTGTATACGAACACTTGGAGCTAGCAAATTTATCAGTATTTTTTCAAAGTGCCAATCAAGCTTTGTCCGCACAGCAACTAAAATCTATATCTAGAGCACTAAAAGATTTAAGGGATTAA